A stretch of the Thiomicrorhabdus indica genome encodes the following:
- a CDS encoding SLC41A family transporter, which yields MKKFDYLEAINYLMEMDTNILNPERYYPWYMHTKGILINGLSWLVLLAILAVIWLIVLEASALVLLAITFSCTILAGIVYALIFQNQIKEAKHKAIQQMMRLEKREFMRAIEPFVPDDQKSIVARIINHKDFKANEYASVTLATKSRIIFNTEAFIGDIERMMQKRPEILAEITDGYCDSSFKVPDSAIQNYQQKKINEQMGTFNDIFTVPNEVRQAVLMRIRQAALKLQPQNQ from the coding sequence ATGAAAAAGTTTGATTATCTTGAAGCCATCAATTATTTAATGGAGATGGACACTAACATTCTGAATCCAGAACGCTACTATCCTTGGTATATGCACACAAAAGGAATTTTAATCAACGGACTCTCTTGGCTTGTTCTTCTCGCTATTCTAGCTGTCATCTGGTTAATCGTATTAGAGGCATCAGCCTTAGTTTTACTCGCAATTACCTTTTCTTGCACCATTTTAGCCGGCATTGTTTATGCACTTATTTTTCAAAACCAAATCAAAGAAGCCAAGCACAAAGCCATACAACAAATGATGCGCTTGGAAAAGCGTGAATTCATGCGTGCCATTGAACCTTTTGTGCCTGATGACCAAAAATCTATTGTCGCCAGAATCATCAACCATAAAGATTTCAAAGCCAACGAATATGCATCCGTTACCCTAGCCACCAAAAGTCGGATAATTTTTAACACCGAGGCGTTCATAGGTGACATCGAACGCATGATGCAAAAACGCCCAGAAATATTAGCGGAAATTACCGATGGATATTGCGATTCAAGCTTCAAAGTTCCCGACAGCGCAATCCAAAACTACCAACAAAAGAAAATCAACGAACAAATGGGCACTTTTAATGATATTTTTACTGTACCCAATGAAGTCAGACAAGCAGTGTTAATGCGCATTCGTCAAGCGGCTCTTAAATTGCAACCTCAAAACCAATGA
- a CDS encoding NAD-dependent epimerase/dehydratase family protein, which translates to MASILIAGCGSIGCQLGQQLAQEHTVYGLRRTTEYVPDNLHAIEADLNHKIEQLPDEIDYAFFMPTAGKYKDSAYYNAYVLNLKNLLNGLQDKNIKRLFFISSTSVFSQNDGEVVNEESPTDPHSFSTKRILEGEELALSSSTPTTIIRLGGIYGPGRTHLIDLVREGKAHCMEDVWSNRIHSDDCVGVLAHLLNLDVSGAKLENIYLGVDCEPSLSCEVYSWLAEQLSVPEIEHMEPTENSRLMRSNKKISNARLLESGYEFKFPNYRLGYTDLIENETFE; encoded by the coding sequence ATGGCATCCATTCTAATCGCAGGATGTGGCAGTATAGGCTGTCAATTAGGACAACAGCTCGCTCAAGAGCACACCGTTTACGGTTTGCGCCGCACTACCGAATATGTGCCCGACAATTTGCATGCGATTGAAGCTGACTTAAATCACAAAATCGAACAATTACCAGATGAAATCGATTACGCATTTTTTATGCCTACCGCTGGGAAATACAAAGACAGCGCCTACTACAATGCGTATGTTCTAAACCTGAAAAATCTCTTAAATGGTTTGCAAGATAAAAACATCAAGCGTTTGTTCTTTATCTCCAGCACATCGGTTTTTTCACAAAATGACGGAGAAGTCGTGAATGAAGAAAGTCCGACAGATCCACACAGTTTTTCTACCAAACGCATTCTTGAAGGTGAAGAACTAGCACTTAGTAGCTCTACTCCAACCACAATTATTCGTTTAGGTGGCATCTATGGTCCTGGACGAACACATTTAATTGATTTGGTAAGAGAAGGCAAAGCTCACTGCATGGAAGATGTATGGAGCAATCGTATCCACTCAGATGATTGTGTTGGGGTTTTAGCACACCTGCTGAACCTAGACGTTTCTGGCGCTAAACTGGAAAATATTTACTTAGGTGTGGACTGTGAACCTAGCTTATCATGCGAAGTTTATAGCTGGTTGGCAGAGCAATTGTCAGTTCCAGAAATCGAACATATGGAACCCACCGAGAATTCTCGTCTAATGCGTAGTAATAAGAAAATTTCTAACGCACGTCTTTTAGAAAGTGGTTATGAATTTAAATTTCCGAACTATCGGTTGGGATATACAGATTTAATAGAAAACGAAACCTTTGAATAA
- a CDS encoding DJ-1 family glyoxalase III: protein MPKVLVPLAQGCEELEAVTITDILVRADIEVVTASLDNEKVIQASRGMQLIAKTTLADVENEVFDLIVLPGGLPGADHLQNDVRLQKMLQKNIQQQRYVAAICAAPKALVAAGLLDGKQATSFPGVIDENPAPNMQYLEQAVVQDGQVITSRGPGTAMDFALHLVELLQGKAVRDSVESVLQRV from the coding sequence ATGCCTAAAGTTTTAGTTCCCTTGGCGCAAGGGTGTGAAGAGTTAGAAGCGGTTACTATTACCGATATTTTAGTGCGAGCAGATATTGAGGTGGTGACCGCTAGCTTGGACAATGAAAAAGTGATTCAGGCGAGTCGAGGAATGCAGTTGATTGCTAAGACGACGCTGGCTGACGTAGAAAATGAAGTGTTTGATTTGATTGTGTTGCCAGGTGGTTTGCCAGGGGCTGACCATTTGCAGAATGATGTGCGATTGCAAAAAATGCTCCAAAAAAATATCCAGCAACAACGTTATGTGGCTGCGATTTGTGCAGCGCCTAAGGCGCTTGTTGCGGCTGGATTGTTGGATGGAAAACAAGCCACCAGTTTTCCAGGCGTGATTGATGAAAACCCGGCACCGAATATGCAATACCTCGAACAAGCTGTGGTTCAAGATGGTCAAGTGATTACGTCTCGTGGCCCCGGCACTGCTATGGATTTTGCATTGCACTTAGTTGAGTTATTGCAAGGAAAGGCTGTGAGAGATTCAGTTGAATCCGTTTTGCAAAGAGTTTAA
- a CDS encoding ArsR/SmtB family transcription factor, giving the protein MSTQSESPFEMKEENISKASKALKAMGHPLRLKILCVIGGQELPVMDIVKQVGTTQSNISQHIDILREKEIITSRREGSKILCKIRDPKILNLMDTMQQTFCQINDL; this is encoded by the coding sequence ATGAGCACTCAATCAGAATCGCCATTTGAAATGAAAGAAGAAAACATTAGCAAAGCATCGAAGGCGCTCAAAGCGATGGGACATCCATTGAGACTAAAAATTCTTTGCGTCATCGGCGGTCAGGAATTACCTGTAATGGATATTGTGAAACAAGTCGGCACAACACAAAGTAATATTTCTCAACACATCGACATCTTGCGAGAAAAGGAAATCATTACGTCACGTCGAGAAGGAAGCAAAATTTTGTGCAAAATCCGAGACCCGAAAATTTTAAACCTGATGGACACTATGCAACAAACGTTCTGTCAAATCAATGACCTGTGA
- a CDS encoding putative metalloprotease CJM1_0395 family protein, with protein MLDIGGLSNFATISRQQPAGMVEAERIVREQEKASIVSNNSQSSSSIPVKDNQDLNTSPSQRINDTSGVNAQSRMNAQDDEQSSQEQQMKIDQVVSQLKARDREVRAHEQAHLAVAGQYATGLSYTYQSGPDGKRYAIGGEVGIDTSAVSGDPEATIQKMMVVQSAAMAPAQPSAQDYRVASSARQAMAEARAELSAQQMEASQSSSNVSNSEKEVVDNEETQQPGMIADRAAFETRLQMPTGHEMVADLVNPS; from the coding sequence ATGTTAGACATCGGTGGTTTATCAAATTTTGCAACGATTAGTCGTCAGCAACCTGCTGGAATGGTTGAGGCTGAAAGAATTGTTCGTGAGCAAGAAAAAGCCAGCATTGTCTCTAATAACTCTCAATCAAGTAGCTCTATTCCGGTTAAAGATAATCAAGACCTTAATACCTCACCAAGTCAGCGCATTAATGATACAAGTGGAGTCAATGCGCAATCTCGGATGAATGCCCAAGATGACGAGCAATCCTCCCAAGAGCAACAAATGAAAATTGACCAAGTGGTTTCACAGCTGAAAGCACGTGATCGGGAAGTTCGTGCGCATGAACAAGCGCATTTAGCGGTCGCTGGTCAATATGCAACAGGTTTGAGCTACACTTATCAATCTGGACCCGATGGAAAACGTTATGCCATTGGTGGAGAGGTGGGGATTGATACTTCTGCCGTATCAGGAGACCCAGAAGCGACCATTCAGAAAATGATGGTGGTACAAAGTGCAGCAATGGCGCCTGCCCAGCCCTCTGCGCAAGATTATCGAGTGGCTTCATCTGCTAGACAAGCGATGGCTGAGGCTCGTGCAGAGCTCTCTGCACAGCAAATGGAAGCCTCCCAAAGCAGTAGCAATGTCAGTAATTCAGAGAAAGAGGTTGTTGACAATGAAGAGACTCAGCAACCAGGGATGATTGCTGATAGAGCCGCATTTGAGACGAGATTACAAATGCCGACTGGACATGAAATGGTGGCAGATTTAGTTAATCCAAGTTAA
- a CDS encoding YihY family inner membrane protein — MTDSPNLPSTSALKIIGHWRFWLRCAVRFKNQKGTDAVAILAYTSLVGIVPMLAVMLALFSVSSYFEAFESLVMDQVVTNLMPSSQPVIQEYLLAFSVQATNLKGPGLVVMFLTTLMLLWKVDQKLNDLWPQSRKRRWWVSILHYMGVSLLGPILLGLSLVVSSAILALPMVSDTTPLIEKLLFGLKILPVLLAWLGFSLLFKFVPACKVSTKAAFVGGFLAMVQMEILKIGFATYVKLFPTYDLIYGAFAAVPLFLLWLYSVWFIVIWNGAVVATLSDHLTLGKQTKQRKEKVEVKDANGSEFESSRSSKLDTEVKEHFSAEHKSRTELDKL; from the coding sequence ATGACTGATTCCCCAAACTTACCAAGCACTTCTGCTTTAAAAATTATTGGCCATTGGCGTTTTTGGTTACGTTGCGCAGTGCGTTTTAAAAATCAAAAAGGCACGGACGCCGTTGCGATTTTAGCCTACACCTCTCTGGTTGGTATTGTGCCTATGCTCGCTGTGATGTTAGCGTTGTTTTCGGTGTCGAGTTATTTTGAAGCCTTTGAGAGTTTGGTGATGGATCAAGTGGTTACCAACTTAATGCCGAGTTCTCAGCCTGTGATTCAGGAATATCTCTTGGCGTTTTCGGTGCAGGCAACCAACTTAAAAGGCCCTGGTTTAGTGGTGATGTTCTTAACAACTCTAATGCTTCTATGGAAAGTGGATCAAAAGCTGAATGATTTATGGCCTCAAAGTCGAAAGCGTCGCTGGTGGGTGAGTATCCTGCATTACATGGGTGTCAGTCTTTTAGGTCCAATTTTATTGGGGTTGAGCTTGGTGGTGAGTTCAGCAATTTTGGCTTTGCCTATGGTGAGTGATACGACGCCGTTAATTGAAAAACTTCTCTTTGGTTTGAAAATCTTACCTGTGTTATTGGCTTGGCTGGGTTTTAGCCTGCTATTTAAGTTTGTGCCAGCTTGTAAAGTTTCGACCAAAGCGGCATTTGTCGGTGGCTTTTTGGCTATGGTGCAGATGGAAATTTTGAAAATAGGGTTTGCAACTTACGTAAAACTTTTCCCAACCTATGATTTGATTTATGGGGCTTTTGCTGCAGTGCCATTATTTCTTCTTTGGCTCTATTCGGTTTGGTTTATTGTCATTTGGAATGGAGCCGTCGTTGCCACCTTAAGTGATCATCTGACTTTAGGAAAACAGACAAAACAACGCAAAGAGAAGGTCGAAGTAAAAGACGCGAATGGTTCTGAATTTGAAAGTTCAAGAAGCTCAAAACTTGATACTGAAGTGAAGGAGCATTTTTCGGCTGAACATAAATCTCGCACAGAACTCGATAAACTCTAA
- a CDS encoding hydantoinase B/oxoprolinase family protein, with amino-acid sequence MNKKQWQFWIDRGGTFTDVVAKTPEGNLLTHKLLSENPEHYQDAAIAGIRHFLKVPTDHSIPVENIKSVKMGTTVATNALLERKGEPVALITNQGFADALKIGYQNRPDIFALNVRTPKPLYQQILEVTGRLNAEGEEIQPLAEAAIKQGLKSLKQQGFNALAIVLLHSYLNPEHEKQIAIWAKEIGFSQISTSSATSALVKYVSRGRTTVVDAYLSPVLHRYVQQVAKQLPNVDLQFMQSHGGLCQAKTFQGKDAILSGPAGGIIGAVKTSQHAGIDKIIGFDMGGTSTDVSHYAGQLQRNFDNEVAGVQMRVPMLDIHTVAAGGGSIITLQQGEVRVGPESAGANPGPTAYRRGGPLTVTDANVLLGRIQPSHFPSVFGENADQALDMIAVRNKFAEMANALSMEPENLAQGALDIAIENMANAVKTISTQRGYDLHDYTLVSFGGAGGQHACLVAEKLGIQSVLLHPYSGVLSAYGMGLAQNSVMNTQSYSIHITELPQLKPLIQTQRQTAIKELQAQNSEVAEEKMTLHLHYQGNDTSLDIQFIDWQTDYAMLFSEQHQQRFGFQLDADIVVHSITIEVLNQAHQADSLPNTSPHSAKPIETVQTYANGAWQDTLVYQRNAITQSQTLRGPALILETTGTIYLPAGWNTKLLADGQLQLTQNAVKPELNSTKSAQISQNNKKIFKPDPIKLGLYNHRFMSIAEQMGAILAKTAHSVNIKERLDFSCALFDQSGQLIANAPHVPVHLGSMGESVKTLIQRHGNQLQSGDAYALNNPYAGGTHLPDITVISPVFIDDKCAFYVASRGHHADVGGLTPGSMPADSTHIEHEGVLLDCVPVLLAGKEQSSTLKTRFLQAQYPARNWQQNWNDLQAQIAANQAGINGLQQLCRQTSLQEVKAYMNFVLEHSEAQVKALLPQLSSGEFCYQTDQGSQVCVEVRINQTSQTATIDFSGSSEQQNNNFNAPFAITRAATLYVLRTLINQDISLNDGFLRPIELIVPTGSILHPNYPAAVVAGNVETSQVVTDALYGALQIQAASQGTMNNLTFGDKTWQYYETLCGGTGAGKNYKGEDAVHSHMTNSRLTDPEIFEQRYPVRLKKFAIRKNSGGKGKYSGGNGCERHIEFLQPMMVSVLSNHRQIPPYGMQGGESGKTSKHGKLPAGKTSIKWLPSTFSESFEAGDTLIMQTPGGGGFGSADTE; translated from the coding sequence ATGAACAAAAAACAATGGCAATTTTGGATTGATCGTGGCGGCACCTTTACCGACGTTGTTGCCAAAACGCCCGAAGGGAATTTGTTGACCCACAAACTTTTGTCAGAAAACCCCGAGCACTATCAAGATGCTGCCATCGCAGGGATCCGCCATTTTCTAAAAGTGCCCACAGACCATTCCATTCCGGTTGAAAACATTAAATCGGTCAAAATGGGAACCACAGTGGCCACCAATGCACTATTGGAAAGAAAAGGCGAACCAGTTGCCCTAATCACAAATCAGGGTTTTGCGGATGCACTTAAAATTGGCTACCAAAACCGTCCAGACATTTTTGCGCTGAATGTCAGAACCCCAAAACCGCTTTATCAACAAATCTTAGAAGTAACCGGCCGGTTAAATGCAGAAGGGGAAGAAATTCAGCCCCTAGCTGAAGCAGCAATCAAACAAGGCCTCAAGAGCTTAAAGCAGCAAGGCTTCAACGCCCTTGCCATAGTTTTACTGCACAGTTATTTGAATCCAGAACACGAAAAACAGATTGCAATTTGGGCCAAAGAAATCGGCTTTTCTCAAATTTCCACTTCCTCTGCAACGTCCGCGCTCGTTAAATATGTATCTCGTGGTCGAACCACGGTGGTTGATGCGTATTTAAGCCCCGTACTTCATCGTTATGTGCAACAAGTGGCCAAACAACTCCCAAATGTTGATTTGCAATTTATGCAATCACACGGTGGCTTATGTCAAGCCAAGACTTTTCAAGGAAAAGATGCCATTCTTTCAGGACCAGCCGGTGGCATTATCGGCGCAGTCAAAACCTCACAACATGCAGGAATCGACAAAATCATCGGATTTGATATGGGTGGAACATCAACCGATGTCTCTCATTATGCCGGTCAATTGCAACGCAACTTTGACAACGAAGTCGCAGGTGTACAAATGCGCGTGCCAATGCTGGACATTCACACTGTTGCCGCTGGTGGCGGATCCATTATCACTTTACAACAAGGTGAAGTGCGAGTTGGACCAGAATCCGCCGGAGCGAATCCCGGCCCAACAGCCTATCGTCGAGGTGGCCCTTTAACGGTCACCGATGCCAATGTCTTGCTCGGCAGAATTCAACCAAGTCACTTTCCTAGTGTATTCGGTGAAAACGCCGATCAAGCACTGGATATGATTGCTGTGCGTAACAAGTTTGCGGAAATGGCCAACGCCTTATCAATGGAACCTGAAAATTTGGCGCAAGGCGCACTGGATATTGCGATTGAAAATATGGCCAATGCGGTCAAAACAATTTCCACACAACGTGGTTATGATTTGCACGACTACACACTTGTAAGTTTTGGCGGTGCTGGCGGTCAACATGCCTGCTTAGTCGCAGAAAAACTGGGAATTCAATCCGTGTTATTGCACCCCTACTCAGGCGTACTTTCAGCCTATGGTATGGGGTTGGCACAAAACTCGGTTATGAATACTCAATCCTATTCGATTCATATCACCGAACTACCTCAACTTAAACCACTGATCCAAACACAACGCCAAACGGCTATCAAAGAACTGCAAGCGCAAAACTCAGAAGTCGCTGAAGAAAAAATGACTTTGCATCTGCACTATCAAGGCAACGATACCAGTCTGGACATCCAATTTATTGACTGGCAAACGGACTACGCCATGTTGTTTTCAGAACAACACCAGCAACGCTTTGGCTTTCAACTCGATGCAGATATTGTGGTTCACAGCATTACTATTGAAGTACTTAATCAAGCGCACCAAGCCGACAGTTTGCCAAACACTAGCCCCCACAGCGCCAAGCCAATTGAAACTGTTCAAACTTATGCGAACGGTGCTTGGCAGGACACTCTTGTGTATCAACGCAACGCAATCACACAGTCACAAACGCTTAGAGGTCCCGCATTAATCCTAGAAACGACAGGAACCATTTATTTACCGGCCGGTTGGAATACAAAACTGCTTGCTGACGGACAACTACAGCTGACACAAAATGCTGTAAAACCAGAGTTAAATTCTACAAAAAGTGCTCAAATTTCGCAAAATAACAAAAAAATATTTAAACCTGATCCGATTAAACTTGGACTTTATAATCATCGTTTTATGTCAATTGCCGAGCAAATGGGTGCAATTCTCGCTAAAACCGCGCATTCGGTAAATATCAAAGAACGCCTCGATTTTAGTTGTGCACTCTTCGATCAGTCAGGTCAATTAATTGCCAATGCCCCACACGTTCCCGTGCACCTTGGCTCAATGGGCGAATCCGTCAAAACACTGATTCAGCGACATGGCAATCAATTACAATCCGGTGATGCCTACGCGCTCAACAATCCTTACGCCGGAGGAACGCATCTGCCAGATATTACGGTGATTTCACCCGTTTTTATTGATGACAAGTGCGCGTTTTATGTCGCCTCACGCGGGCATCATGCGGATGTAGGAGGGCTCACACCTGGCTCCATGCCAGCTGACAGCACACATATTGAACACGAAGGAGTATTACTGGATTGCGTTCCTGTCCTATTGGCTGGAAAAGAACAATCTAGCACTCTGAAAACCAGATTTTTACAAGCCCAATACCCAGCCAGAAACTGGCAACAAAATTGGAATGATTTACAGGCTCAAATTGCCGCAAATCAAGCAGGGATCAATGGACTCCAACAACTTTGTCGCCAAACCAGTCTGCAAGAAGTAAAAGCCTACATGAACTTTGTTTTAGAACACTCTGAAGCACAGGTCAAAGCACTCTTGCCACAACTCTCATCAGGTGAATTTTGTTATCAGACAGATCAAGGTTCACAAGTATGTGTCGAGGTCAGAATAAATCAAACCTCTCAGACCGCCACCATTGATTTCTCTGGCAGCAGTGAACAGCAAAATAACAACTTCAACGCCCCTTTTGCCATCACTCGCGCAGCGACACTGTATGTCTTGCGAACATTAATCAATCAGGATATTTCACTCAATGATGGTTTCTTACGTCCTATCGAATTAATTGTACCGACCGGAAGCATTTTACATCCTAACTATCCTGCCGCTGTCGTGGCTGGAAACGTTGAAACATCACAAGTGGTCACTGATGCCCTTTATGGTGCCTTGCAAATTCAGGCGGCCTCACAAGGCACCATGAACAATCTCACCTTTGGTGATAAGACTTGGCAATACTATGAAACATTGTGCGGAGGCACAGGCGCTGGAAAAAATTACAAGGGGGAAGATGCAGTGCATAGCCACATGACCAATTCTCGACTTACCGACCCAGAAATATTTGAACAACGCTACCCAGTTCGTTTAAAAAAATTTGCGATTCGTAAAAATAGTGGCGGAAAAGGAAAATACTCAGGTGGAAACGGCTGCGAACGTCATATCGAATTTTTACAACCCATGATGGTATCCGTATTGAGTAATCACCGGCAAATTCCTCCCTATGGAATGCAAGGGGGAGAATCTGGTAAAACCAGCAAACATGGAAAGCTACCGGCCGGTAAGACTTCAATCAAATGGCTGCCAAGCACATTCAGCGAAAGCTTTGAAGCTGGCGACACTTTAATTATGCAAACACCCGGTGGTGGTGGATTTGGCAGCGCTGACACAGAATAA
- a CDS encoding FxsA family protein — protein MKFLLFFIVIPLIELYVLIQVGSEWGALNVVLWTVVGAILGLVLMRQQGLATMQEAQLAMVKGEPVQGALMNGVFVFLGGLLLFLPGLISDVIGLILLVPFIRSAMISQAVKGMNQRGKNRAHRGQSNVYDGDWQEKQPESPKVLEGEVVSNSKDSKKD, from the coding sequence ATGAAATTTTTATTGTTTTTTATTGTCATTCCTCTGATTGAGTTATATGTATTGATTCAGGTCGGTTCAGAGTGGGGTGCCTTAAATGTGGTTTTATGGACGGTTGTCGGTGCGATTCTGGGGTTGGTTTTAATGCGTCAGCAAGGTTTGGCGACTATGCAAGAGGCGCAATTGGCAATGGTCAAAGGAGAGCCAGTGCAAGGTGCACTCATGAATGGTGTCTTTGTATTTTTAGGAGGATTACTGCTGTTTTTGCCAGGCTTGATTTCGGATGTGATTGGATTGATTCTGTTAGTACCGTTTATTCGAAGTGCAATGATTTCTCAAGCTGTCAAAGGTATGAATCAGCGTGGAAAAAATCGCGCTCATAGAGGTCAAAGTAATGTCTATGATGGTGATTGGCAAGAGAAGCAGCCTGAGTCACCAAAGGTTTTGGAAGGTGAAGTGGTTTCTAATTCAAAGGATTCTAAAAAAGACTAG
- a CDS encoding GlcNAc-transferase family protein, which produces MQKIFISVASFVDPYLPFTVQNACESAKHPENLVFGVVDQAPDNRRKTLQALELSAEIRYIHIDPVESRGVCWARSLVQSLYQNEAYYLQIDSHTYFEKDWDIRLIEQLNSLNDMHAKPILSIYPYGFEFEEDRPVVKVRVGGLTTLVLRVKPNEALEEKNPVLHFRAEHQKIREPVLGFHLAGGFIFTFGQFVNEVPYDPRLYFHGEEQSLAVRAYTHGWDIFHPPEIPLYHLYKQPENAYITHHWHKDWDQQRDYAWHELRASAVERLIKLLYQQQDLGAYGVGSERTLQQFAEFSGIDYLRQTMNFEHLPKTL; this is translated from the coding sequence ATGCAAAAAATCTTTATTTCTGTTGCTTCATTTGTGGATCCTTATTTGCCGTTTACGGTTCAAAATGCGTGTGAGTCGGCAAAGCATCCTGAAAACTTGGTGTTTGGAGTGGTAGATCAAGCGCCAGATAATCGTAGAAAAACATTGCAAGCATTGGAGTTGTCAGCTGAGATTCGATATATCCATATTGATCCGGTGGAAAGTCGCGGAGTTTGTTGGGCTCGTTCATTGGTCCAGTCGCTTTATCAGAATGAAGCCTATTATCTGCAAATCGATTCTCATACCTATTTCGAAAAAGATTGGGACATTCGGCTGATTGAGCAATTGAACTCATTAAATGATATGCACGCAAAGCCGATTTTGTCGATCTATCCATATGGATTTGAGTTTGAAGAAGACCGGCCGGTGGTAAAGGTTCGAGTAGGTGGCCTGACAACTTTGGTGTTAAGAGTGAAGCCTAATGAAGCTCTTGAGGAAAAAAATCCTGTTTTGCATTTTAGGGCTGAACATCAGAAAATCAGGGAACCTGTGTTGGGATTCCATTTAGCTGGCGGGTTTATTTTTACCTTTGGTCAGTTTGTTAATGAGGTGCCTTATGATCCAAGGCTGTATTTTCATGGTGAAGAACAGAGTTTGGCCGTTAGAGCTTATACACACGGTTGGGATATTTTTCATCCGCCAGAAATTCCGCTTTATCATCTTTATAAGCAACCTGAAAACGCTTACATAACGCATCATTGGCATAAGGATTGGGATCAACAACGGGATTATGCTTGGCATGAATTGCGTGCCAGCGCAGTGGAGCGTTTAATTAAATTACTCTATCAGCAGCAAGATCTTGGCGCGTATGGGGTCGGCTCTGAGCGAACTTTGCAACAGTTTGCTGAATTTTCAGGCATTGATTATTTACGGCAAACGATGAATTTTGAGCATTTACCGAAAACTTTATAA
- a CDS encoding S41 family peptidase — MANKQVDSEAQSPGIPLEDLQAFAEVYERISTDYVDVIDDKSLIEGAISGMLSSLDPHSAYLPPVDAKEMEEHTRGEFGGLGMEVGMEDGFVKVVSPIDDTPAQRAGIMAGDLIVKLGNEPVKGKSLSEAVDIMRGKPGTQLELTIVRKGEDKPLKIELTRAIIKVRSVRQRMLPEGIGYVRISQFQMRTGPDLIKAIDTLEEENKGELSGLVLDLRNNPGGVLNAAIQVSDAFLNDGLIVYTEGRIRNSQMRFEAEEGDVMDGKPVVIIVNEGSASASEIVSGALQDQKRAIVVGRDTFGKGSVQTLLQLNNNAAIKLTTARYFTPNGRSIQAEGIKPDVEIERVKVEKVEESAIGNIKEKDLAGHLESEQEATEEKSEESAENKAMKETQELLDKDFELNEALRVAKTMILAQKMQK, encoded by the coding sequence ATGGCAAATAAGCAGGTGGATTCTGAGGCGCAGAGCCCTGGTATTCCTCTGGAGGATCTTCAGGCATTTGCGGAAGTCTATGAACGTATTTCAACCGACTATGTGGACGTAATTGATGATAAAAGTCTGATTGAAGGCGCGATTAGCGGCATGTTGTCCAGTTTGGATCCGCATTCTGCTTATTTGCCACCTGTTGATGCGAAAGAGATGGAAGAGCATACCAGGGGTGAGTTTGGCGGCTTAGGTATGGAAGTCGGTATGGAAGATGGCTTTGTCAAAGTTGTTTCGCCTATTGATGACACACCAGCTCAGAGAGCCGGAATCATGGCGGGTGATTTAATTGTCAAATTAGGCAATGAACCGGTTAAAGGAAAAAGTCTAAGCGAAGCGGTTGATATTATGCGTGGCAAGCCAGGCACCCAGCTAGAGTTGACCATTGTCCGAAAAGGGGAAGATAAGCCTTTAAAAATTGAGCTGACACGGGCTATTATTAAGGTACGAAGTGTTCGTCAGCGTATGTTACCTGAAGGGATTGGCTATGTTCGAATCTCTCAGTTTCAAATGCGAACAGGGCCGGATTTAATCAAAGCCATTGATACGTTGGAAGAAGAGAATAAAGGTGAATTAAGTGGCCTGGTTTTGGATTTGCGTAATAATCCAGGGGGCGTTTTAAATGCTGCGATTCAAGTATCGGATGCATTTTTGAATGATGGTTTAATTGTCTATACTGAAGGTCGCATCCGTAATTCACAAATGCGCTTTGAAGCCGAAGAAGGGGATGTCATGGATGGCAAACCTGTCGTTATTATTGTGAATGAAGGTTCTGCCTCAGCGTCTGAAATCGTTTCAGGAGCACTTCAAGATCAGAAGCGTGCAATTGTTGTGGGTCGTGATACCTTTGGTAAGGGGTCTGTGCAAACCTTGTTACAGTTAAATAATAATGCTGCGATTAAGCTGACGACTGCGAGATATTTTACGCCCAATGGACGTTCTATCCAGGCTGAAGGTATTAAACCAGATGTTGAAATTGAACGAGTTAAGGTAGAAAAGGTCGAAGAATCTGCGATTGGAAATATAAAAGAAAAAGATTTAGCTGGTCACCTTGAAAGTGAACAAGAGGCGACTGAAGAGAAAAGTGAAGAATCAGCAGAAAACAAAGCGATGAAAGAGACTCAAGAGCTTTTGGATAAAGATTTTGAATTAAATGAAGCGCTTCGTGTTGCTAAGACAATGATTCTTGCGCAGAAAATGCAAAAATAA